A genomic stretch from Podospora pseudoanserina strain CBS 124.78 chromosome 3, whole genome shotgun sequence includes:
- a CDS encoding hypothetical protein (EggNog:ENOG503P0YJ; COG:S), producing the protein MNWPDISPNNATPSNGLASSNGEPPAKRPRLEREQTDREDALNRCPTKQVFPRIFKCLDTLREHGDKTPQLGRENSQNTSLETSIPKKFARISPGPIHSSSSISRPRIPPNILPNIEKPDQVRNPAKASVRQAALIPTSPIPPPRIPHLPPARVQATGRSIEEAIVIDDDSGDEAGPAPQKSAAPSLTQRRVFAPVWRHAASVPPIQLTQRRPYLYFKDRAFAVSYAHSYFDDLLSSPTDPVILHVDLTASEIQSLNDLASRVFPAEFKKKKRDGHSHLAKLLKNKKLPDTLSSVLGAWEADPNRRMLFPGREKEDLENFLKDLKNRQLNDRPASIILRKDEANRQGKFLRESKISSLLFAREIVGSRGYGSMRRPQNLDNEIRKCREDELALRAEWAGGAGDIITIVWISDDGFICGTTEHSDSHNQQYNKPGNLVLGSCSLKTIRAYPDHRIVRPIVERGENSTDAMRQSQDPWLYSSVVSSAYDAIHNRAYTSGFDCCVKVWRAEPSGASMSLLGEWKHEGNVNFVIASKHSSGMVATAADVAAGAVRVYKINEEDISGSPFGRLYCSRVTDERGNLVPTEKWAYYPATMQWGICEEVQHLLLVGYSPRSRTGDDLDIPEDRKNSGELCLWDGLTGKRLNILSAEKSNVFEVLWHPNQASFIAATSPSGLDLEPKTKTQIRIFRPTDPAEDGTAQFSAIKVLDCPALDINELTIMPNSPAYCYVTAGCTNGKVYVWDTAPGRGLVHLLEHGQPIDECEGDREKYDVGVKFTAWGTSPDRFYTGSSDGVVKVWDIRSFDKPLVRILLEAPAPIACGVFSPDKSRLVVGDASGRVFVLSVYEEDDNPKPKDKIKLPNGMMREVERPHQIIPHPEPEPPAQDAEGRALPPPEVETPWAIARAYLASGQLIMHPKRTIGAVQGPNYSSTGLFCAEAHLNGDPNAPLLGQWLCNQQEEKATSRGSSSRIHHLSLKPIREQPGLGEVHLRNMSRDVLNLDSLPEHTKRELEREVDFELLGEYTLPYEELPEMEEGDGDEDEDEDMDEL; encoded by the exons ATGAACTG GCCGGATATCTCTCCAAATAATGCGACGCCGAGCAACGGGCTGGCGTCCTCCAACGGCGAGCCCCCCGCCAAACGACCACGCCTGGAACGAGAACAAACCGACAGAGAAGATGCGCTGAATAGGTGCCCGACGAAGCAGGTTTTCCCTCGTATTTTCAAGTGTCTTGATACTCTCCGAGAGCATGGAGACAAAACTCCTCAGCTTGGCCGAGAA AATTCTCAGAACACCTCGCTCGAGACGTCCATACCGAAGAAGTTTGCGAGGATCTCCCCCGGTCCTATAcattcatcatcctcaattTCTCGGCCCAGAATACCTCCGAATATTCTCCCAAACATCGAAAAGCCAGACCAAGTACGAAACCCAGCGAAGGCGAGCGTGAGACAGGCTGCCCTGATTCCGACGTCTCCCATCCCGCCTCCGCGtattcctcacctcccaccgGCGAGGGTGCAGGCGACCGGTCGCTCAATAGAGGAGGCCATTGTTATTGATGATGATTCGGGCGACGAAGCTGGGCCGGCTCCGCAGAAATCTGCCGCGCCGTCTTTGACTCAAAGGAGGGTATTTGCGCCAGTCTGGCGTCATGCTGCCAGCGTGCCACCCATCCAGTTAACGCAGCGGCGGCCCTACCTTTACTTCAAAGACCGGGCATTTGCTGTCAGTTATGCCCACAGCTATTTTGACGATTTACTTTCGAGCCCAACTGATCCGGTCATATTGCATGTGGACCTCACCGCATCAGAAATCCAATCGCTGAACGACCTTGCTTCAAGAGTCTTTCCTGCCGAattcaaaaagaaaaaaagggacgGCCATTCTCATCTAGCAAAGCTCTTGAAGAATAAAAAACTTCCGGATACTTTGTCGAGCGTTCTAGGCGCATGGGAAGCTGACCCTAATCGAAGGATGCTGTTTCCAGGCAGGGAAAAGGAGGATCTCGAAAACTTTCTAAAGGATCTCAAAAACAGACAACTCAACGACCGCCCTGCGTCGATCATCCTGCGCAAGGACGAGGCTAATCGACAAGGGAAGTTTTTGCGGGAAAGCAAGATTTCGTCCCTGCTATTTGCCAGGGAAATCGTGGGGTCTCGTGGTTATGGGTCGATGAGAAGGCCACAGAACTTGGACAACGAAATTCGAAAATGCCGCGAAGATGAGCTGGCTCTTCGAGCCGAGTGGGCAGGCGGTGCCGGGGATATCATCACGATTGTCTGGATATCAGATGATGGCTTCATCTGTGGGACAACCGAACACTCTGACTCCCACAACCAGCAGTACAACAAACCCGGCAACTTGGTCCTGGGCTCTTGTAGCTTGAAGACTATCAGAGCCTATCCCGACCATCGAATTGTCCGGCCGATCGTTGAGAGGGGCGAGAATTCAACAGATGCTATGAGACAGAGCCAAGATCCTTGGCTCTACTCTTCCGTGGTGTCTTCTGCATACGACGCCATTCATAACAGGGCTTACACTTCTGGTTTTGATTGTTGTGTGAAAGTCTGGAGGGCGGAACCATCAGGCGCTTCGATGAGTCTGTTAGGGGAGTGGAAGCATGAAGGCAACGTGAATTTTGTCATTGCCTCCAAGCACAGCTCCGGCATGGTGGCGACTGCTGCGGATGTTGCTGCGGGTGCAGTGAGAGTGTACAAGATCAACGAGGAGGATATCTCTGGAAGCCCTTTTGGTAGGCTTTATTGCTCCCGCGTTACGGACGAGAGAGGAAACTTAGTACCGACGGAAAAATGGGCATACTATCCGGCAACTATGCAATGGGGTATTTGCGAGGAGGTTCAGCATTTGCTCCTGGTTGGGTATTCTCCGCGTAGTCGAACCGGAGATGACCTCGACATCCCCGAGGACCGGAAAAACTCGGGCGAGCTTTGTTTGTGGGATGGCCTTACGGGCAAAAGGCTCAACATCTTATCAGCGGAGAAGTCCAACGTCTTTGAGGTGCTATGGCATCCAAACCAAGCATCTTTCATTGCAGCCACGTCGCCCTCGGGCTTGGATCTGGAGCCCAAGACGAAGACACAAATTCGAATTTTTCGGCCCACCGATCCCGCTGAAGATGGGACCGCCCAATTCTCAGCTATCAAGGTGCTGGACTGCCCGGCTCTGGATATCAATGAGCTGACGATTATGCCAAATAGCCCAGCCTATTGTTACGTCACCGCTGGGTGCACCAACGGCAAGGTGTACGTTTGGGATACTGCTCCCGGCCGTGGTCTCGTTCACTTACTAGAGCATGGCCAGCCAATCGATGAGTGTGAGGGTGATCGGGAGAAATACGATGTGGGCGTGAAGTTCACGGCTTGGGGCACTTCACCTGACCGCTTCTACACCGGCTCGTCGGATGGTGTGGTCAAAGTGTGGGACATAAGGTCTTTCGATAAACCACTTGTGAGAATACTGCTTGAAGCACCAGCGCCTATAGCTTGCGGCGTATTTTCTCCAGACAAGTCAAGACTGGTCGTTGGCGACGCAAGTGGTCGAGTGTTTGTCCTATCAGTCTACGAGGAGGACGATAACCCGAAACCGAAAGACAAAATCAAACTGCCCAACGGCATGATGCGGGAAGTTGAACGCCCGCATCAAATAATTCCTCACCCAGAGCCCGAGCCCCCGGCTCAGGATGCCGAAGGTCGGGCGCTCCCGCCGCCCGAGGTTGAGACGCCCTGGGCAATCGCCAGGGCTTATCTGGCGTCGGGACAGCTAATTATGCACCCTAAGCGTACTATTGGGGCGGTGCAAGGCCCAAACTACTCGTCCACGGGGTTGTTCTGCGCTGAGGCACATTTGAATGGCGACCCCAACGCGCCGTTGTTGGGACAATGGCTCTGCaatcaacaagaagagaaggcGACATCCCGTGGGAGCTCATCTAGGATACACCACCTGTCCCTGAAGCCGATCAGGGAGCAGCCGGGGCTTGGAGAGGTGCATCTTCGGAATATGAGCAGGGATGTTCTTAACTTGGACTCTTTGCCTGAGCATACCAAGCGGGAGTTGGAGCGGGAGGTGGATTTTGAGTTGCTGGGAGAGTACACCTTGCCGTATGAGGAGCTGCCTGagatggaagagggagatggggatgaagatgaggacgaggataTGGACGAGCTTTAG
- a CDS encoding hypothetical protein (EggNog:ENOG503PZQZ) has product MLPDTVIFRIIKLLDIVSLECLRRAGRLFLQLFEKCYFLPANYISVNYPWARFRRYLTSQQRTTLTFLLARDLYCTDCYATELARNWAQRVHYLTKVYLHCSDCKFDHPVCLFLPSERSKGRGSRLCVGHRGFIRLCSHTVFRWSDVQRVSSTRFSWERLKCKGVNDETVVMCRDKDHMQSCQQQPNGWSFPFLCFVKSWQEGTFPLHPRVHIRKRQGISNHARTEIRQKLILYIFWMAHVDLSPNNYSLTPEMLDENLAKLRELQACREDFVKQAHVMTVCISKPGTEDTAPFCMDRTIALPW; this is encoded by the coding sequence ATGCTCCCTGACACTGTGATCTTCAGAATTATCAAGTTGTTAGACATAGTCAGCCTTGAGTGTCTTCGCCGGGCCGGTCGGTTATTTCTTCAATTATTCGAGAAATGCTACTTTTTACCAGCGAATTACATATCGGTGAATTATCCATGGGCCAGGTTTCGCCGATATCTCACATCTCAACAACGGACTACTCTCACGTTCTTGTTAGCGAGAGACTTATACTGTACTGATTGCTATGCCACAGAGCTCGCTAGGAATTGGGCCCAGAGAGTTCACTATTTGACCAAGGTGTACTTGCACTGCTCGGACTGCAAGTTCGACCACCCAGTATGCCTGTTCCTCCCATCTGAGCGCTCCAAGGGCAGAGGCAGCCGTCTCTGTGTTGGGCACAGGGGTTTTATCCGATTGTGCTCGCACACGGTTTTCCGATGGTCTGATGTCCAAAGGGTGTCGTCTACCAGGTTCTCATGGGAAAGGCTCAAGTGCAAGGGGGTGAATGACGAGACGGTGGTAATGTGTCGCGACAAAGACCACATGCAATCatgccaacagcaaccaaaTGGATGGTCGTTTCCGTTTTTGTGTTTTGTAAAAAGTTGGCAGGAAGGTACATTTCCTCTGCACCCCCGTGTACACATACGCAAGAGGCAAGGCATATCCAATCACGCAAGGACCGAGATACGCCAGAAGCTTATACTGTACATATTTTGGATGGCACACGTCGACCTGAGCCCCAATAATTACAGCCTCACGCCCGAAATGTTGGACGAGAACCTTGCTAAACTCCGAGAGCTGCAAGCATGCAGAGAAGACTTTGTCAAACAAGCGCACGTCATGACCGTGTGTATATCGAAACCGGGCACCGAGGATACAGCTCCGTTCTGCATGGATCGAACAATAGCTCTACCATGGTAG